A genomic segment from Clostridium pasteurianum BC1 encodes:
- the tatC gene encoding twin-arginine translocase subunit TatC, whose protein sequence is MIKSEQIVGFAKSLEKFRKIIITMLVIVIIAASLMYFEADFIIGILEKPIHGVNLYFMTPAEGMMVKMKIAFLGGIVISFPFMAYLLIYQAGSRLTGKVRRILYFFVTPVAVLLFIGGAFFGYRLLLPSTIEFLLSCGNDFMKANLSGDSYFSFVETILLAVGLIFELPLVLISLSRINVVNSKMLKGKRKIALMVSLVAVAFIAPSLDAMTFILVALPIIGLYEISIWSVYLLEKSDKKKQSSKVSENK, encoded by the coding sequence ATGATAAAAAGTGAACAAATCGTTGGTTTTGCAAAGTCGCTGGAGAAATTTAGAAAGATAATAATAACAATGCTTGTCATTGTTATTATTGCTGCTTCGCTTATGTATTTTGAGGCTGATTTTATAATAGGTATTTTAGAAAAACCTATTCATGGAGTTAATTTATATTTTATGACGCCAGCTGAAGGAATGATGGTGAAAATGAAAATTGCCTTTTTAGGTGGCATAGTGATTTCATTTCCCTTTATGGCGTATTTATTAATTTATCAAGCAGGTTCAAGATTAACTGGAAAAGTCAGAAGGATTCTTTATTTTTTTGTAACTCCAGTTGCAGTATTACTTTTTATTGGTGGAGCTTTTTTTGGATATAGATTATTATTACCTTCAACAATTGAGTTTTTATTGAGTTGTGGAAATGATTTTATGAAAGCAAATTTGTCTGGTGATAGTTATTTTTCATTTGTAGAAACTATACTTCTGGCTGTAGGTCTAATTTTTGAGCTTCCATTGGTTTTAATATCCCTATCCAGAATAAATGTTGTTAATTCAAAAATGCTAAAGGGAAAACGAAAAATTGCTTTGATGGTTTCACTTGTAGCTGTAGCATTTATAGCACCTTCACTAGATGCTATGACTTTTATTTTAGTAGCTTTACCAATAATAGGACTATATGAAATCAGTATCTGGAGTGTATATCTATTAGAAAAAAGTGATAAAAAGAAGCAATCATCTAAGGTATCTGAAAATAAATAA
- the tatC gene encoding twin-arginine translocase subunit TatC — MTNENIKDMSVVDHLSELRKRLIIIIIAIAAATGIIYEKAYYLIKFLMLPLAKFKLELVYFSLAEGFMTRMGISLLAGTIIVSPIILYQLAAFVNPGLSKNEKRLLYKNLFFMAILLLAGITFGYILVLPYALNFLISYGQNYMNPLLSGSTYFNFIGIFCFFTGIVFLIPYIIVLLGKLSLINSKRLRKWRKYIFIATLTLEGLFISNAGLITCILVAAPVLILYEISIWIVYFTEKRLEKKKSKI, encoded by the coding sequence ATGACTAATGAAAATATAAAAGATATGTCTGTGGTAGATCATCTCAGTGAGCTTAGAAAGAGATTGATAATTATTATAATAGCAATAGCTGCTGCTACTGGAATTATTTATGAAAAAGCTTATTATTTAATCAAATTTTTAATGCTGCCTTTAGCTAAATTTAAATTGGAGCTTGTATATTTTTCTTTAGCAGAAGGTTTTATGACGAGAATGGGAATATCACTGTTAGCCGGGACTATAATTGTAAGTCCGATTATATTATACCAATTGGCTGCTTTTGTTAACCCAGGATTGTCTAAAAATGAGAAAAGATTATTATATAAAAATTTATTCTTTATGGCAATTTTACTGCTTGCTGGCATAACTTTTGGATATATATTAGTACTGCCCTATGCTCTTAATTTTTTAATATCTTATGGACAAAATTATATGAATCCGCTGCTTTCAGGCAGTACATATTTCAATTTTATAGGTATTTTTTGTTTCTTTACTGGAATTGTATTTTTGATTCCTTATATAATTGTACTTTTGGGTAAGTTGTCATTAATAAATTCAAAACGTCTTAGAAAGTGGAGAAAGTATATTTTTATAGCTACGCTGACACTTGAAGGATTATTTATTTCCAATGCAGGCTTAATTACTTGCATACTTGTTGCAGCTCCTGTACTGATATTGTACGAGATTAGCATATGGATTGTTTATTTTACAGAAAAAAGGTTAGAAAAGAAAAAAAGCAAAATTTAA
- a CDS encoding HypC/HybG/HupF family hydrogenase formation chaperone, whose translation MCLAVPGKVLKIDNYKGVVEIGNMKREVFMHLIPDIKVGQYVLVHAGCAIETIDEEEAAKTLEIIKELSENEIC comes from the coding sequence ATGTGCTTAGCAGTTCCAGGGAAAGTTTTGAAAATAGATAATTATAAAGGTGTTGTAGAAATAGGAAATATGAAAAGAGAAGTATTTATGCACCTTATTCCAGATATAAAAGTTGGACAATATGTTTTAGTTCATGCAGGCTGTGCAATTGAAACAATTGATGAGGAGGAAGCAGCAAAAACTCTGGAAATAATAAAGGAGCTATCAGAGAATGAAATATGCTGA
- the hypE gene encoding hydrogenase expression/formation protein HypE: MEDKISLSHGSGGKQTNNLISDLFIKYFDNETIRQMNDSAQLNLEHNRIAFTTDSFVVTPSFFKGGDIGKLAVCGTVNDLAVSGAKPLYLTSAFIIEEGYPIESLETIVKSMAETAKEAGVQIVAGDTKVVEKGGVDGLFINTAGIGTIYEDVNIKANNAEAGDVVIVNGTLGDHGMTIMCERSGIDIQGELKSDCAPLNMLVDSILNICKDIHVLRDATRGGVAAVLNEIAETSRVSIELEEDAIPVSEEVKGACELLGLDPLYIANEGKLCCFVPEKYADKVLEQMRNHPLGFNAKIIGKVVEQVSQNVYLKTIIGGRRIVDMPSGQQLPRIC; this comes from the coding sequence ATGGAGGATAAGATATCATTAAGTCATGGAAGTGGCGGTAAACAAACTAATAATTTAATAAGTGATCTATTTATAAAGTATTTTGATAATGAAACCATAAGACAAATGAATGATTCTGCACAGCTTAATTTAGAACACAATAGAATTGCTTTCACTACAGATTCATTTGTAGTCACACCATCCTTTTTTAAAGGTGGAGATATTGGTAAGCTTGCAGTATGCGGCACAGTAAATGATTTAGCAGTGAGTGGTGCTAAACCGCTTTATTTAACAAGTGCATTTATTATAGAAGAGGGATATCCAATTGAAAGTCTTGAGACAATTGTAAAATCTATGGCTGAAACGGCAAAGGAAGCAGGAGTTCAAATTGTAGCGGGAGATACAAAAGTAGTAGAAAAAGGTGGAGTAGATGGGCTATTCATTAATACTGCTGGAATAGGTACAATTTATGAAGATGTTAATATTAAAGCAAATAACGCTGAAGCTGGAGATGTAGTTATTGTAAATGGAACACTTGGAGATCACGGAATGACTATTATGTGTGAAAGAAGTGGAATAGATATACAGGGTGAATTAAAAAGTGATTGTGCTCCTTTAAATATGCTAGTAGATTCAATATTAAATATATGTAAGGATATTCATGTGCTTAGGGATGCTACTAGAGGTGGAGTTGCAGCAGTTCTAAATGAAATTGCGGAAACCAGCAGAGTATCTATTGAATTGGAAGAAGATGCTATTCCTGTAAGCGAAGAAGTAAAGGGTGCCTGTGAATTGCTGGGATTAGATCCTTTATACATTGCTAACGAGGGAAAGCTATGCTGCTTTGTACCAGAAAAATACGCTGACAAAGTATTGGAGCAGATGAGAAATCACCCATTAGGATTTAATGCTAAAATCATTGGTAAAGTTGTAGAACAGGTATCACAAAATGTTTATTTGAAAACTATTATCGGTGGAAGAAGAATAGTAGATATGCCATCGGGGCAGCAGTTACCTAGAATATGCTAG
- the hypF gene encoding carbamoyltransferase HypF — MKRLFLKVEGIVQGVGFRPFVYNQALSFKLKGWINNNSQGVHIDIEGEEEKLNNFIEKLKYKHPPLARIENITVEERKTVNYNSFEIRESEINNKKITLIAPDVAICEECIEDIRNPLNKKYMYPFTSCTNCGPRFSIIKSVPYDRDKTTMKKFNMCEECNREYTDPTNRRFHAQPNACKACGPHIWIEDSNGIKIEVEDVIEWTRQKLKEGKIFAIKGLGGFNLVCDATNEDAVKLLRIRKNRPHKPFAVMLGNIETVKKYCDVAMEEEKILTGCIKPIVILDQANGYDLPKCIAPHQKTLGVMLPYTPLHHLLFGNGIDALIMTSANGNGLPLEYKNESAVEKLGHIADYFLQHNRDINAAIDDSVVKVIGNEIHMIRRARGYVPEPIKKNNIKEILACGSNMKNTFCIANENFIFLSQHNGNLENVETIEHYKNNIEHFKNIFNFTPRYIACDMHPNYISSEYAYRSSLPRIEVQHHHAHIVSCLAENNIDRKVIGIAYDGTGYGVDGRIWGGEFLLCDNKEFTRLGHLNYVKMPGGEMAVKEPWRMAVSYIYNMFKSGKYNEYNTNKQLREILIKLYGNKAINLIAVIEADINCPETSSMGRFFDAAASIIGLRDSATYEGQAAIELEAVASQKSLNFYDYDVVQENGYIVKTEKIIMGIIKDKLIDEQDNVISDKFHNTIIKFSIDICKLIRKDTDVNEVALSGGVFQNSYLLENLKDELKNEGFIVYTNKLIPANDGGVALGQIVIANKVLSDK; from the coding sequence GTGAAAAGACTATTTTTAAAGGTGGAAGGAATTGTACAGGGTGTAGGTTTTAGACCTTTTGTTTATAATCAGGCACTTTCCTTTAAACTAAAAGGATGGATTAATAATAACTCCCAGGGAGTACATATTGATATAGAGGGTGAAGAAGAAAAACTAAATAATTTTATAGAAAAACTAAAATATAAACATCCTCCCTTGGCTAGAATAGAAAACATAACTGTAGAGGAAAGAAAAACTGTAAATTACAATAGTTTTGAAATAAGGGAAAGTGAGATAAATAATAAAAAAATTACTCTTATTGCTCCTGATGTGGCTATCTGTGAAGAATGTATTGAGGATATTAGAAATCCATTAAATAAAAAATACATGTATCCATTTACTAGTTGCACAAACTGTGGTCCAAGATTTTCTATAATAAAATCTGTTCCCTATGATAGGGACAAGACAACAATGAAAAAATTTAATATGTGTGAAGAATGTAATAGAGAATATACTGATCCAACTAACAGAAGATTCCATGCTCAACCTAACGCCTGTAAAGCTTGTGGGCCGCATATTTGGATTGAGGATTCTAATGGTATAAAAATAGAAGTCGAGGATGTAATTGAATGGACAAGACAGAAGCTGAAGGAAGGGAAAATTTTTGCTATCAAGGGACTGGGTGGATTTAATCTAGTTTGTGATGCAACAAATGAGGATGCAGTGAAACTACTGAGGATTAGAAAAAACAGACCTCATAAACCCTTTGCAGTTATGTTAGGAAATATAGAAACTGTAAAAAAGTATTGTGATGTAGCTATGGAAGAAGAAAAGATATTGACAGGATGTATAAAGCCTATAGTAATACTAGATCAAGCTAATGGATATGATTTACCCAAATGTATAGCTCCCCATCAGAAAACATTAGGAGTTATGCTTCCATATACACCTTTACATCATTTACTATTTGGGAATGGCATAGATGCTTTAATCATGACCAGTGCAAATGGTAATGGATTGCCTTTGGAATATAAAAATGAAAGTGCAGTTGAAAAATTAGGGCATATTGCAGACTATTTTTTACAACACAATAGAGATATTAATGCAGCTATAGATGATTCAGTGGTAAAGGTAATAGGTAATGAGATACATATGATAAGAAGGGCGAGAGGATATGTACCGGAGCCCATAAAAAAAAATAATATAAAAGAAATTCTGGCATGTGGATCAAATATGAAAAATACATTTTGCATAGCAAATGAGAATTTTATATTTTTGAGTCAACATAATGGGAATTTGGAGAATGTAGAAACAATTGAACATTATAAAAATAACATTGAGCATTTTAAGAATATATTTAATTTTACTCCAAGGTATATAGCTTGTGACATGCATCCAAACTACATATCAAGTGAATATGCATATAGATCGTCGCTTCCTAGAATTGAAGTTCAACATCATCACGCACATATAGTAAGCTGTTTAGCAGAAAACAATATAGATAGAAAAGTTATTGGAATTGCCTATGATGGAACAGGCTACGGTGTTGATGGAAGAATATGGGGAGGAGAGTTTCTGCTCTGCGATAATAAGGAATTTACTAGGCTGGGACATTTGAATTATGTAAAGATGCCTGGTGGTGAAATGGCTGTGAAGGAACCATGGAGAATGGCGGTTTCTTATATTTATAACATGTTTAAGTCTGGTAAATATAATGAATATAACACTAATAAACAGTTAAGAGAAATATTGATTAAGCTATATGGAAATAAGGCAATCAATCTTATAGCTGTAATTGAAGCAGATATTAACTGCCCTGAAACATCAAGTATGGGACGTTTTTTTGATGCTGCTGCAAGTATAATTGGGCTTAGGGATAGTGCTACATATGAAGGACAGGCAGCTATAGAACTTGAAGCTGTTGCTTCTCAAAAGAGTTTAAATTTCTATGACTATGATGTAGTCCAAGAGAATGGTTATATTGTGAAGACAGAAAAGATTATTATGGGTATTATAAAAGATAAACTGATAGATGAACAAGATAATGTTATTTCAGATAAATTTCATAACACAATAATCAAGTTTTCAATAGATATATGCAAACTAATTAGAAAAGATACAGATGTTAACGAAGTAGCATTAAGTGGTGGAGTATTTCAGAATTCTTATTTACTAGAAAATTTAAAAGATGAATTAAAAAATGAAGGGTTTATTGTTTATACAAATAAATTAATACCTGCAAATGATGGTGGAGTGGCTTTAGGACAAATTGTTATAGCAAATAAAGTTTTAAGTGATAAATAA
- the hypD gene encoding hydrogenase formation protein HypD has protein sequence MKYVDEFRNGDYSKSLVKLIQNITDKKINIMEVCGTHTMAIFRYGIRDILPSNINLISGPGCPVCVTPQSYIDTALELTSNKDVIIATFGDMIRVPGKKASLMKRKAEGADIRIVYSPMDALTLAQNNPLRKIVFLSVGFETTTPMTAVTAIEARKQGVKNLFFLTAHKIVPPAMRALVDDKELNISGFLLPGHVSAVIGKEPYEFLSSEYSIPGVITGFEPLDILKGLNTLINMINNRDHNIINEYKRIVRNDGNSQAIEYLHKVFEVSDSTWRGIGTIPNSGYTFNREYEEFDAIKHFNIDYKEYDGSPGCRCGDILKGKITPLQCPLFKKACTPENPVGSCMVSSEGTCAAYYRYNS, from the coding sequence ATGAAATATGTTGATGAATTTAGAAATGGAGATTATTCTAAAAGCCTGGTAAAACTAATACAAAATATTACTGATAAAAAAATAAATATAATGGAGGTATGTGGTACCCATACTATGGCTATATTTAGATATGGCATTAGAGATATACTTCCAAGCAACATAAATCTTATTTCTGGACCAGGATGTCCAGTTTGTGTTACTCCACAAAGTTATATTGATACTGCTTTAGAACTGACATCAAATAAGGATGTTATTATTGCAACTTTTGGAGATATGATAAGAGTACCTGGAAAGAAAGCTTCTTTAATGAAAAGAAAAGCAGAGGGCGCTGATATCAGGATTGTATATTCGCCAATGGATGCATTGACATTGGCACAGAACAATCCATTAAGAAAAATAGTTTTTCTTTCAGTAGGATTCGAAACAACAACACCAATGACGGCTGTAACGGCTATAGAGGCAAGAAAGCAAGGGGTTAAAAATCTATTTTTCCTCACCGCCCATAAGATTGTACCACCAGCTATGAGAGCTCTTGTAGATGATAAGGAACTTAATATCAGTGGTTTTTTACTTCCAGGTCATGTCAGTGCTGTTATAGGTAAAGAACCTTATGAATTTTTAAGCAGTGAATACAGTATACCTGGAGTTATAACTGGCTTTGAACCTTTAGATATACTTAAGGGCTTAAATACACTTATAAACATGATAAATAATAGGGATCATAATATAATAAATGAATACAAAAGGATAGTACGAAATGATGGAAATTCTCAGGCTATAGAATACTTACACAAGGTTTTTGAAGTTAGTGATAGTACGTGGAGGGGAATTGGTACTATTCCAAATAGCGGATATACATTTAATAGAGAATATGAAGAATTTGATGCCATAAAGCATTTTAATATAGATTATAAGGAATATGATGGTAGTCCAGGCTGCAGATGTGGTGACATACTTAAAGGAAAAATAACTCCACTTCAATGTCCATTATTTAAAAAGGCGTGTACACCAGAAAATCCTGTAGGATCCTGTATGGTATCTTCAGAAGGCACTTGTGCAGCTTATTATAGGTATAATAGTTAA
- a CDS encoding HoxN/HupN/NixA family nickel/cobalt transporter — MKVPLKKYPKWLPYGTIVVLLHIIGVILLLSNVYKYPQIVGLAFLAYTLGLRHAFDADHIASIDNTVRKLVQQKEEPTGVGFFFSIGHSSVVFVMSILTAFSMKWAQYNIPHIKVIGSMIGTTVSGTFLMLIGILNLYIWFDIYKLFIGVHKGEVNEEHMNQLLLQRGFVSRFFGSLYRFINKSWHVYPLGFLFGLGFDTASEVALLAISANAATQAVPFSLIISLPILFAAGMSLMDTADGVFMTTAYNWAFSTPLRKIYYNLSVTGLSIVAALCIGFIELAQILTPKLGLNSGIWRWIQNLQFGGIGYLLVGLFIVSWGVSYIIWKMFRFENA, encoded by the coding sequence ATGAAGGTCCCATTAAAAAAATATCCTAAATGGCTTCCTTATGGTACTATAGTGGTACTATTGCATATTATAGGAGTAATACTTTTATTATCTAACGTCTATAAATACCCTCAGATAGTTGGATTGGCATTTTTAGCCTATACACTTGGATTAAGACATGCTTTTGATGCAGATCATATAGCTTCTATTGATAATACTGTTCGTAAATTAGTACAACAAAAAGAAGAACCTACAGGTGTTGGTTTTTTCTTTTCCATTGGACATTCCTCTGTAGTATTTGTTATGTCAATATTGACTGCATTTTCAATGAAATGGGCTCAATACAACATCCCTCATATAAAAGTGATAGGTAGTATGATTGGTACTACTGTATCAGGTACTTTCCTTATGCTTATAGGGATATTAAACCTATATATCTGGTTTGATATTTACAAACTTTTTATTGGAGTACATAAGGGGGAAGTTAATGAAGAACATATGAATCAGCTTTTATTACAACGCGGATTTGTTTCACGTTTTTTCGGATCATTGTACCGCTTCATTAATAAGAGTTGGCATGTATATCCACTTGGTTTTCTATTTGGCTTAGGATTCGATACTGCTTCTGAAGTAGCACTTCTAGCTATTTCAGCAAATGCAGCTACCCAAGCTGTTCCATTTTCTCTGATAATATCTTTACCGATTCTTTTTGCTGCTGGAATGAGCTTAATGGATACTGCCGATGGAGTATTTATGACTACTGCATATAATTGGGCATTTTCAACGCCTTTACGTAAAATTTATTATAATTTATCAGTTACTGGATTGTCTATTGTAGCAGCGTTATGTATAGGATTTATTGAATTAGCTCAGATACTAACACCTAAATTGGGCTTAAATAGTGGAATTTGGAGATGGATACAAAATCTTCAATTTGGTGGAATTGGGTATTTACTAGTAGGTTTATTTATTGTATCATGGGGAGTATCATACATCATTTGGAAGATGTTTCGTTTTGAAAATGCATAG
- a CDS encoding sulfite exporter TauE/SafE family protein — MSIKKEKIKVFDMTCTSCELRVERVVKKLDGVKNAIASFSDQSLIIEYNTELCNPDKIKAAIKTVGYSTESSNNYKIAGIFIIVAAIILIGNSSGGFDMTSKLNGATYFVLFIVGILTSIHCVGMCGGIMLSQSINKDSKSKFDSIRPAILYNAGRILSYTLIGGVVGALGSVLSLSISMKAGLQIFAGIFMIIMGLNMSGYSLFRKLNLKLPWAACSVKKKPKTPFLVGVLNGLMPCGPLQTMQLYALGTGSAFNGALSMFIFSLGTIPLMLTFGALSGLISKGYTKTLLKFSGILVVVLGIVMGTRGLALAGVNIPTTATLTTSLSGNKTSTSSSGSKATIENGVQVIKMTADGAGYTPNGLYVQKNMPVKWIIDGKALNSCNGQIIVPSLNIQKNLQSGENIIEFTPKDKDISFSCGMGMIRGLIKVVDNISTVDTSKPDSSIPAPSSGMPGCNMNAPASSSTAPEKPSIYGTDLSKIETSRFIHKAVVSGNIQTASVKGIGYEFEPLIVVVTKNVNTTLNFDLNNFDNTKGTFIISSTDTGNPVASFEGKKGIVNATVTFNANGLYVISKDSSVIGAVVVVDDLKNVDLEKIRKDYIGG; from the coding sequence TTGAGTATTAAAAAAGAAAAAATAAAAGTCTTTGACATGACATGTACATCCTGCGAATTAAGAGTAGAAAGAGTCGTTAAAAAATTAGATGGCGTAAAAAATGCTATAGCAAGCTTCAGCGATCAATCTTTAATTATAGAATATAATACAGAACTCTGTAATCCTGATAAAATTAAAGCTGCTATAAAGACAGTTGGTTACAGTACGGAAAGTTCAAATAACTACAAAATTGCAGGTATATTTATAATAGTGGCCGCAATTATATTAATTGGAAATTCATCAGGTGGATTTGATATGACCTCTAAACTTAATGGTGCTACATATTTTGTTCTATTCATCGTTGGAATACTTACATCAATACATTGCGTAGGTATGTGTGGAGGAATAATGCTATCACAAAGTATAAATAAAGATAGCAAAAGTAAATTTGATTCTATTAGGCCTGCTATCCTATACAATGCTGGAAGAATTCTATCCTATACTTTAATTGGCGGAGTAGTTGGTGCTCTAGGTTCAGTACTTTCTCTATCTATATCCATGAAAGCTGGACTTCAAATATTTGCTGGTATCTTCATGATAATAATGGGACTTAATATGAGTGGTTATAGCCTCTTTAGAAAGCTCAATTTAAAGCTTCCATGGGCTGCTTGTTCAGTTAAGAAAAAACCTAAAACACCTTTTTTAGTTGGTGTTCTCAATGGACTTATGCCCTGTGGGCCACTTCAGACAATGCAGCTATATGCGTTAGGAACCGGAAGTGCTTTTAATGGAGCATTATCTATGTTTATATTTTCCCTTGGTACAATACCTCTAATGTTAACTTTTGGGGCATTATCAGGTCTGATAAGCAAAGGCTATACAAAAACTCTATTAAAATTTAGTGGAATACTGGTTGTAGTTTTAGGTATTGTAATGGGCACTAGAGGTCTAGCTCTAGCTGGTGTAAACATACCAACTACTGCAACACTTACCACTAGTCTATCTGGCAATAAAACATCAACATCTTCATCAGGTTCTAAGGCAACTATAGAAAATGGAGTTCAGGTAATTAAAATGACGGCAGATGGTGCAGGCTATACTCCAAATGGTCTGTATGTTCAAAAAAATATGCCTGTGAAATGGATAATAGACGGTAAAGCATTGAATTCCTGCAATGGGCAAATCATTGTACCATCCTTAAATATTCAGAAAAATTTACAATCTGGTGAAAATATAATTGAATTTACGCCCAAGGACAAAGATATAAGCTTCAGCTGTGGAATGGGTATGATTAGAGGTTTAATTAAAGTAGTTGATAATATTTCAACTGTAGATACCTCAAAGCCTGATTCTTCAATACCAGCTCCATCTAGTGGAATGCCCGGTTGTAACATGAATGCTCCAGCTTCATCATCTACCGCCCCAGAAAAACCAAGTATTTATGGTACGGATTTGAGTAAAATTGAAACCAGCCGATTTATTCACAAAGCTGTAGTTTCTGGAAACATCCAAACTGCTTCAGTTAAAGGTATAGGCTATGAGTTTGAACCATTAATCGTAGTTGTAACAAAAAATGTTAATACAACCTTAAACTTTGATTTAAATAATTTTGACAATACAAAGGGCACTTTTATAATTTCATCCACAGATACAGGCAATCCAGTTGCTTCTTTTGAAGGTAAAAAAGGAATTGTTAATGCAACAGTTACATTTAATGCTAACGGTTTATATGTAATTTCAAAAGATAGCAGTGTTATAGGAGCTGTAGTTGTGGTAGATGATCTGAAAAATGTAGATTTAGAAAAAATAAGAAAAGATTATATAGGTGGTTAA
- a CDS encoding DMT family transporter: protein MNKSKYYPVIMALLAAILFGASAPITKILLGKIEPVPLASFLYLGSGIGLMIFQLVNFIIKRQKINEASLKKDDLKWLLGAIVVGGIIAPIIQMISLKTTPASTASLLLNFEGVATAILAIVFFKENAGRQVISGVILITLASIILSWSFTNQWGFSIGSLGIIFACFCWGIDNNFTRNISSKNPFSIVTIKGIGAGTFSFILAIVLKSPMPQFKITVLAMIIGFFCYGLSIVLFVYAMRSLGSTRTSALYGTAPFIGTILSFILLKDIPNSMFIIAFPVMILGTIFLLKETHNHRHQHLALQHEHRHDHADGHHNHKHTDEQIIINAYHSHLHTHKATEHIHPHSPDIHHRHSH from the coding sequence ATGAACAAATCAAAATATTATCCTGTGATAATGGCTTTATTAGCTGCAATTTTGTTTGGAGCCAGTGCACCTATAACAAAAATACTTCTAGGAAAAATTGAACCAGTACCACTTGCTTCATTCTTATATCTTGGCAGTGGAATTGGATTAATGATTTTTCAACTCGTAAATTTTATAATAAAAAGACAAAAAATTAATGAAGCTTCTCTAAAGAAAGATGATTTAAAATGGCTTCTTGGTGCTATAGTTGTAGGCGGGATTATAGCTCCTATTATACAGATGATAAGTTTAAAGACAACTCCAGCTTCTACAGCTTCACTGCTTTTGAACTTTGAAGGAGTTGCTACTGCAATACTAGCCATAGTATTTTTTAAGGAGAATGCTGGAAGGCAAGTTATAAGTGGAGTAATATTGATTACACTTGCAAGTATTATTTTGTCATGGAGTTTTACAAATCAATGGGGATTTTCTATAGGCTCACTTGGAATTATATTTGCTTGCTTTTGTTGGGGGATTGACAATAATTTTACAAGAAATATTTCTTCTAAAAATCCATTTTCAATTGTAACCATAAAGGGAATTGGAGCAGGTACTTTTTCTTTTATATTAGCAATTGTATTAAAAAGTCCTATGCCTCAGTTTAAAATTACTGTACTGGCAATGATAATAGGGTTTTTCTGCTACGGATTAAGTATTGTACTCTTTGTATATGCTATGAGAAGTCTAGGGAGTACAAGAACTAGTGCACTCTACGGCACAGCACCTTTTATCGGTACAATTCTCTCATTTATACTGCTAAAAGATATTCCAAATAGCATGTTTATTATAGCTTTTCCGGTTATGATTCTTGGCACAATATTCTTGCTAAAGGAAACACATAATCACAGACACCAACATTTAGCCTTGCAGCATGAACATAGACACGATCATGCAGATGGACATCATAATCATAAACATACTGATGAGCAGATTATTATAAATGCTTATCATTCACACTTACATACACATAAGGCAACAGAACATATCCACCCACATTCACCAGATATTCATCATAGACATTCACATTGA